TTAGTTActtacatagttttaaataatataatataaaaacaagaaaaatttataaataaatcaaaatgtatacataacttTTAGATAATGCAcctctataaattattaaatagaatgtcaattttttttgttgatagaaTTTAACATATCTTTGTGCACTTTTCCAttcgtttgaaaataaaatattgtttgattttcttttaattgTTTGGTTTGTTCCAATGAAtcgtcatttatatttttacatttcaaattattaattacattttgaacttttggaagtttattttcaattaacatACAATCAACCTCTTTATCTTCAAAAATTGAatcacacaattttattttctttacattCTTTGGTTGAATCGTGTTTGTATCTGAATAACacttagaattaatttttaaattattctttgaaaaagaaatttttgatatttttctctttgaattatattgttttgaagaTAGTTCATTTGAATATTCAGGTGAACTATCATCAGATGAATCAAACCTTAAATCATTGATTTGATGTCTTTTGCGTGCTAAACGTTTTGAAATATCATTAACACCTTTAAAAGAATCTAATTTAGATGTACTATGGTCATATTCTGTACTGTTTGAGCCCCTTATTACATTATGTTTCACATGTTTGttcaattgattatttttcttcacaattgttttattattatcttttatattgttatcaactgCTCCAATTTTTAACAACGCCTCACACATTGCTCGAAATGCAATTATTTCCATATCTTGGTCTTTACCAGGATATTCAACATAATGATCTCGAACAGACAATTCAAGATCAATTTTAGGAGATGGATAATTGATTTTTTCTGATATGTCAGGATCATTAACAATAAttggattattgtttttaatttctgaaTTTCTTAATTCATCAATCAAAGGTTGTGGTGAAATGACAGTTGAATTgtctgaatttatttttttaatagtaggtGTCTTAGAACTATCTAAATCTGATGTTGGTGAAAGTGCATTTAGTCGTTGGAAAGCACCTTTTAAATGTAAGTCCATAAACTGTTGGgtatttaaatctaataaatcagtatttgaactaaaaatattacctttCATTTTATCTACtatttcacataataatttttcatcttGACTATTCAAAATAGATtcatttgaatgtattttatctattaaaaatttacacTGTGCTTTATTTAACTGACTTGAGCTATGTTCAATATTAGTtccagttatttttttgtgagaaGTAACATCTGTACTGGTCGACATAATAGatgtttcaaaattattcttttCATGAGTATtcgacaaattaaatttatcagtaCTGTTTAAATTTTCAGAAGAATGtgaattatcaaaaaattcatCTTtacttctaaaattatttagtttattgcATGTATGATCTGCCACATTctgaaacataattttatctaatattatataaacatcatgtttaatattaaatattaacattgatACTATAACATATACAATAGCATTTTCTAGGAATTACAGAGTAAAGTTTGTGAATAAACCAACTGAGAACTTAAATAACTTCAGCACCTTGAAAATGTAACCTAGCTACACTTAGTACTTAGAATTTATAGCTAAATACATATCAATAacagataattaaaataataattgatttttagagAGGTCACTTCAACATCCCTGTTCAAAACTGcaacaactaaaaaaattggtttttctgGTATGGGTTTTctatattgattttgtttgtaatgtcatgaaaattataatattgaaaatgctCTCTAGTAGACTTATtgtgactatatattttattatgtttttgaactGAAATTGTTATAAGATGGCGTGCATTATTCTAATTTGTTATAACTTGAGTTGTAGTTTTGAACGGGGCAACAACTTATAGACTACATTACAGAAGAACTTTATTGGtccatttatagataataatattttatatgtattgtgtaatgagaatttagttttaatacttCAGAAACcgcaaattcaaaattaatattacaatattgaacatctatataataatatgtagttattatacaaatatttttacatttttaaataagaaataataccCATTTGTTTTGTACAACACTTTTTACCTAAAGGTTTTatcacaaatttttaatttatacctataggttgGTTTATTGGTTTACCAGATTAATCGGTACATTGAATAAACACATCTAAATTCCAATGTTCCATGAGTGTTatacaaagacagaaaatcacaaCTTCCAATCCCTTAAGGCAATGTGGCCTAGAGCTATGATTCAGTAATTCTACCTAATAAAGTTACAAGCAAAACAACATTCCaccaaaaattcaaattatacatagttataacttatacgtCATCTCATAATttccatttcaaaataataatgtaataatttataacttaagaccgaatttaatagatattgcaactttttattgatattaggtaaataaaatctgaacaaatataatatacacaaggTGTGGTTCCCATGGCCGACCTTAAATACACCCCTGGTATTGCCTACTTCCACGTTGAAACAAAAAATGGATGAGTGGTGTTAGTCATAAGAGTTTccagttgaaaaattaaatatacttgtaGATTGGTTTACCTTACTTAATATTGTCATaccttacataataattataaaataactaatatacctACAGACCATTACTTACTtcttttaacataattaaatctGTACAAATCGTTTTATATCAATTGTATGGTGGTAATTTTAACTAGTAAACTGTTGTctgttactaatattattatacaatttttaaaattgaattttataatatttatttttattttatgaacattttacccaaggtttatagataataattattatctataaaccttgcaTTTTACCGCCCTATGCAACTCGATGAAATTAACGTGTAATCACCCGTGCTCTTATTGACGGGACAGGGAACTCTTATATACTAGTACTGCCATCTATCAGTGACGTAAGACGATCTACATATTATCtgataatatctattatctacaaataaatttcatgagaatttttttattatttacaacaggTGTGTTTTTCATACGCAGTTTTTTTCTTTGGCATCTAATCAATGCTATCTTACAAAATTTACAttgtctaattattttattatcatttaatctGTTAATAGCTAATTCTTCATTAACTATTAACGAACATCCAATATGTCGAAAATGTCCATTACTATCAATACATagagtatttgttttatatttctacGCTTCTGTTGGTATATTAActccttttatattattaaatatattattaatatattgacttttatattttcttttatcaaaaaagctttgGGAAAATGTGTTTGACAAATTCGATAACCTATTAATAAAGGAATTGGAACAACAAATTCCCAATTTTTCTACACTTTTTAGTGACTATAAAAGTCGGTACCCCTTCTGTACCTATATTGCATATGGCACATTTTTTTGGCATGATGACTAAGAGTCGgactgattaataatataaaaaaaaatccaaaagttATAATCTACGAAAACACTCATTACTTAAGTTAAATTACTTAACAATATACCtttgttttaataacttttggtgcaatttttgattaatgttttaGATTTAGGCGGGGATATGagtgtattggttttacaatgctTTCTTCTGTGTTAGtttagcatttaaaaatataaaatatgacttcACCCTCCTCCCTCCAGACATTTCTCTCCTAAAAGTCCTACTCCCCTAGTACTTTCCAATACAGTAGAAAAGCTGGCAGCTGCTGCAGAATGAAAGCCccggttaataaataaaaactaaaatattaatccgCTAGATAGTGACACGTGTGCATGATTATTCCCTGTTCGGTCATTAGGAGCACGGATTCCATTatatcacagaacaatattatatcaagttGCCAGACCtaataatctaagaccgtgCATTTTACCATGATAAAGAAaagttatcaaatatcaatCTGCTACACAAGGTGTATCAATCACgaactatgattataataattataatcatagttcGTGATTTATACGCATGCCCGTGGtcttatcatattaatataattatatttagagttgacaattttatgatttttgagaatcatcaattttttcaaattttttattgaattgtaatttttgacaataaacaataataatggcagtggcgtatatacgaattatattcACTATGGGCCGGTTTATCAGTCATCACTAGACAAGCATAGCACGACTAACATggccataattatacattttttagggtagttataatcacgatttaagatatatcttaaatcgtggttataattatgacatttaaatatatacagtacaaatataaattgcgcaatttaattttataattcctatgtaaaattaattttttggttctttttttaaaaataatgacagtgtcatttatatattattttgatgttatcttactatgaatttaacatcaaagtcaataagtcatcaaagcaagtactgacaatataacatttccttgttgattcctcaaaaacgattttaatcaaccggctaacttaatcatggtgaaaaactgtaaacagtgcaaatatacatgcaatggtttgattgaacctgcaatttcactatgggccCTGGACTAGGGGGTCacccccctaaatacgccactgaataatgatataatgatattgatataatgaataatcatagatatatacaacaactagatagccgtctccttcttgtcatcgaaatcggccgccatttacaaagcagcCAATGtttacaagataatattatcacagtatatatgaatagataaatatttatgtatataaatcacggactactacactggactggaaacgagacGTTTACTGCCGTGCCGCTTAGTGGCCCCCAAGANNNNNNNNNNNNNNNNNNNNNNNNNNNNNNNNNNNNNNNNNNNNNNNNNNNNNNNNNNNNNNNNNNNNNNNNNNNNNNNNNNNNNNNNNNNNNNNNNNNNCGTTTAATCTAACAAGTGACAACCTtcaacacatttaaaatttaactcatAACTGTCTcttatatcttttaaaattaaatttttattttagttgccataataattattaaattcactGAAATACAAATTGCTATACTTTTCATACTAtagagaaataattaaattaacattatttctaCAGTTAATTGTctaatagaacatattatatattatattttaataNNNNNNNNNNNNNNNNNNNNNNNNNNNNNNNNNNNNNNNNNNNNNNNNNNNNNNNNNNNNNNNNNNNNNNNNNNNNNNNNNNNNNNNNNNNNNNNNNNNNTGagcattgatatattattttgatcaaagaaaatataaaaatgaagttATCATatcttttaaaagaaaaattactaaaaactatactttaattcataataagatttaaataagtataagtatttatattgatatagatactattcaaatttaatattaaaattaaaatataatctttcaaaaatgtttaacataagtttattataacacttataatatGTCAGGTAGATTACAAATTTCTTCACAAATATTAACGCCATCAAGCTTCTTTCTTAAAACAATCTTTTGAAACCCTAATGGATCTTCCTCGTCAAACTCCtagtaataaaaacattcattactaatttaatataaaagtacaaaatacttatatattaattaagttataattgcAATAAGCGATTCAATATTGATATGCATTCaattaattctattttaaagagtaataaagtaggtacctataaataataaacaataggtataatattcagGGTTTgcagttttaaacattttgtttaaaaacatttgaaattaaacattgtgtgtttaaaacaaaatgtttaaaacagattgtgtaaaacatgttttttatgttatatgtttaaaaatgttttttataaattcttctaaaacttaaaaaaaaaataggtaccagatgttattatttaaattatttttgtatagtaagtaataacaactaattatattaataattatattaaattctaattcaaaattatttttgttctaatgataatttaacaGTCCAAtttct
This portion of the Acyrthosiphon pisum isolate AL4f chromosome A1, pea_aphid_22Mar2018_4r6ur, whole genome shotgun sequence genome encodes:
- the LOC100167003 gene encoding uncharacterized protein LOC100167003, with translation MLKENVADHTCNKLNNFRSKDEFFDNSHSSENLNSTDKFNLSNTHEKNNFETSIMSTSTDVTSHKKITGTNIEHSSSQLNKAQCKFLIDKIHSNESILNSQDEKLLCEIVDKMKGNIFSSNTDLLDLNTQQFMDLHLKGAFQRLNALSPTSDLDSSKTPTIKKINSDNSTVISPQPLIDELRNSEIKNNNPIIVNDPDISEKINYPSPKIDLELSVRDHYVEYPGKDQDMEIIAFRAMCEALLKIGAVDNNIKDNNKTIVKKNNQLNKHVKHNVIRGSNSTEYDHSTSKLDSFKGVNDISKRLARKRHQINDLRFDSSDDSSPEYSNELSSKQYNSKRKISKISFSKNNLKINSKCYSDTNTIQPKNVKKIKLCDSIFEDKEVDCMLIENKLPKVQNVINNLKCKNINDDSLEQTKQLKENQTIFYFQTNGKVHKDMLNSINKKN